The genomic region GGGTAGGAAATGTAACACTTCCCTCAACGTTATATCCTGGAAATCTAACTTACTTAGCAGGATTAAACTATTACGGTGCACCTTTCAGAATATTAATTACCGGTGAGACGTATAACGGTTACTCTACTTCTCCTTCACCGACTCTTGCAGGAATAACTTACGTCTTACCTTATACTGCAATTGAAGGAAAGACGGTTGACGGCTTCCAGACTTACAATTCTGCACTAATAAACGATACAATAATTACTAATGGAACTTTAACTAATGATGTACTAATAAACGATACAATAATAGGTCACGTGACCATAGTTGGTAGTAATTTAACTAATGTAAAGTTCTTAAATTCAAGCATAACCCTAATATCCTCTTCTGGTAGTAACCTGCACCTAGATGATTCTAATATAACCTTAGTCGATTCTTCAGTTGATGGAATTACTCTAGTAAACTCAATGATAACTATAGAGAACTCTAAGATAAGCAATATATCCCCAGCATTACCAGAAATAAAGATAATCTCTCCAACAGCTAACCAAAACTTAACTGGCGTATATACTATCTCGTTTAATATAATAGGACAGGATATAAGTAAAGTATTAGTATTATTAAATGGACAAGAAATTACCGAGTTTAGCGGTAATGGAACTTTTAGTTATGCTCTGAATACTACTAAATATCCAGATGGTAGCTACGCTATTGAAGTTGAGGCAATTCAGGCTGACGGATTATATGCTAAATCTTCTGTAACAGTCAATTTTGAGAATCAATTAGAAAATCTATATGCCAATGTAAAGGCTAACGAAACCAGCTTATCGAGTTCGATAAATAATTTAGACAATAGCTTAACATCTGTAAAGACTAGTTTGTCTACGCTAATTTACATAACTCTAGGTCTAGCAGTAATAGCAATAATAATAGGAATAGTAGCAATAATAATGAGTAGAAGAAGAAAGTAATTTTACCGCCCATTGATAATTAAGTTATTTTATTTTTTGAATTTGTCTATATTTCTTTCACTTATTCTTTAGTATTAATTCAGTTACTATCAGCTTTATTTGTGCACAAATTTATCTCATTGCTTTAGCAATGCTTAAGTTAACGTTTTTAAAATCGTAAATAATTGACCGAGATAAAATAAAAGATTGTCAATATCCCTTATTTTTAATTGATTTACTTTTACTTCTTTCTTCATTTTTCATTTTTAATAGAGCCTTTTTGGGAGGAAAGTGCGCAATTGCTGATCTAGTTGGCGGCTTAATACAGTTATTTATAGGATTGCCTCTAGCAATATTCTCAATAACTTTAGCACAAAGGGAAATTTACAGATTCTTTGCACACAAGATGTCTGGAAAAATGGAAACATTCTATATAAACACTGAATTAAAGAACGGAAATATTGCAATAGCTGCAATGTTATTTGGAGCATTCTATGCAACTTCCGCTGTAATTAGCCAAGCAGTAGGCTTCCTCTCTCAACCAATAGTTGCTGCTTTATCTCAAATGTGAACTAATACTCTCTTAATGTTTTAGCTTATTTTTTATAAAGAAAAGAGATTTTACTTTTTGTTGTTATTAATGATTATTATTTTCCCTAAACTGGTTTCCTCCAATTCTTTCTTCCTAGTCTCCTTATAAGTTAAGAACGAAATTGCTAACGCAAGAGTAGATGTAATTCCAAATATTATCAAGGATGATGAAAAGCCAACAGAGCGAACCATTGATGGGAAGAAGTATACTCCAAGTATTGCTCCTATTCTGCTAACTGAAGTTGCAAATCCTTGAGCAGTAGACCTCACAGACGTTGGAAAGATCTCCGTGGGATAAAATAGAGTTACTGCTCCAGCCCATTGCTCTAATGCTACAAAAGTCATAAAATATGGAACGAGTAAAAATCCTTCAATTTTAGTAATTCCACCTATTATTAGTAGGAAAGCCATTCCTCCTAATCCCGTAAGTAAGACCTTCCTCCTACCTAGTGAATCAATTGCAGACACGGCAATTAAATAACCTAATAAAGCTCCTCCAGCTATTGCCATTGTGCTATAAAGAACCTCAACGTTTGAAGGGAAAGCAAACTCTCTTAGCACTAGAGGATAATATAACCCTATACCGTAAGATGCTACATCAAACAAGAACCACACTATTGAAACCGCTAGAACGTAAGGTAATAAAGGATTTTCGAAGAGTTCCTTAATTCCATTTACTCCTTTGTTCTCAACTTGGGGGTTAAATTTCTCGGTAACTAATAGACCTTTTGAAGCTAACCACCTAGGAGATTCGTCAAGCTTTATCCTAAGTAAAATAATTGGCAATGAAATTAAGGCACCGAATAGGAAAGTATATCTCCAAAATTCGTAGAAACTTAAGAAAGTTAAGTTGACTATCGAGGCTACTAAAGTTCCTACCCAATAAAGAGATATTGATGCAACAAGATATTTCCCTCTATTTACTGCTGGAGAAAATTCACTCATTATTGTGGATGAAATCGGATAATCTCCCCCAATGCCCATTCCAAGCAACAGTCTAGATATGAAGAGTTGTGTAAAGTTCTGTGAAAGAGCTGAAGTTATTCCGAAGGTCGTGAAGAATATTAGGTCTATGCCCATTAACTTTTTCCTGCCTACTTTATCAGCTAGGAAACCGAATAATAACGCGCCAATAGTCATCCCCATTAATGAGGCTGACGAAACTAACCCTTCTTGTGATGACGATAGCTTCATTTCTTGAGCTATAAAGTACAGTGCAAAAGATATTACTGATAAATCATAACCATCTAGAAAAAATCCTGCAGAAGATACGAAGAAAGATCTTATCTTTTGCATGAAATGCTCTTGTTTAAAGAATTTAAAAAGTTTATTTAACCGTGACTGACTCTACATGAGATTTATACTTTTCACAAAAGATTTTAGCAATAGCCTCTAGATCATTAACTATCTTATTATAAACCGCATTCTTGTCAGTGTAATAAAGATACTTAGGCCTTCTCTTTCCTTCTCCTTCAGTTTTATCCCTCATGATCAAGCCCTTAGATAGTAAAATGTTTACTGGCTTACTTATCGATGTTTTAGCTATTTTTAATCTTTCTGAGATGTCTTCCACGGAGAGTTTTTCATCTGTAGACAGAAGAAGATGTAAGATGTTCATTTCGCTGTCAGTTATGCCGTAAAGGAATTCTACAAGCTTATGGAAATCCACTTGTCTTCCGTCTGGGAATTGAATTTTAAACTCCATGAGTACATTTCGATTCTAAAATTTATAAATTGTCATTATAAATAACTTTCATATCTTTCTTTAACAGAGTTTAAAAGGGACTTTAATAGTAAAATCAAGAAAATTAAGTATTTTTCCTAATTTTAGATATTTCTTTTAATGAGTCGTTTACTATGCTCTGTAAATCGGTAAGCATTTTAGAGTAAATGTCTGGAGTCGCAAAATAAATTAGCCTAGGTCTACCATTAGCCTTTCCCTTTTCTTTATCCCTTAGTACTAAGCCCTTTGATAACAACAGGTTTATAGGCTTAGTTACCGTATTCCTTGATATATTTAGAGAAGATGCAATGTCTTCTGCAGAAAGCTTTCCCTTAGTACTTATTAGCAATTTAAGTATCTCTAGCTCTGAGTCGCTTAAACCATAAACGAATTTAAAAATTGTAAATACGTCAACTTCCCTGCCATCAGGAAACTTAACTTTCTTTTCCACGCTTCTCATTATTTTTAACAATTATTTAAAGCTCATTATAATTTTGTTTCGATATTTACAATTAACCATGTTAAATACATTTTAGCCCTTCAAAGCGAGACTTCGATAGAAATTGAGTTCTCGAATTTCTCATATTAGACTCATGATCATATTCTAGGATTTAATTCTTAAATTAATATAATTACCATTATAAACCAGAATTTCTCTGATAAAGTGTGTTAAAAATGGAAATATTTAAATATTTCTCAGTTATAATTTATCATGGTGGATTGAAGTGAGTTTGGAAATATTTGATAGAGTACTCGCAGGATATACAATGGCAGTGCACGTATTATTTACTTACTGGGCAATAACTCTCCCATTCTTTATAATATCTGCCGAATACTTGGCATACAAGAAAAATGATCCTTACTATTTGGCAATAGCAAAAAGATGGTCTGTAGTAATGGCAGTTCTGTTTGCAGTAGGTTCTGCAGGAGGTGCAGCAATAGCAGTAGAATTCATTACAGTGTGGTATAAATGGATGTACTTAGTTAATCAGATTGACATACTGCCCTTCGATATAGAGGTCTTGGCATTCTTCTCTGAAGTAATATTCTTAGCATTATATCTGTATGGCTGGGACAGAATGAGCAGAACTGCTCATATAATAGTTGGAGGATTAATAGGCTTAGGTTCTTCTGCTTCTGCAGTGCTCATTATCTTAGTAAACTCTTGGATGAACACTCCAACAGGATTTAATATACAAGCTTACTTACAGACCGGACAATTAACTGGCGTAGACCCACTAGGTGCATCGTTACCTATTATTGCACTTGCAGAAGTACCAATGGGATTAGCTGGAGCATGGTTCGTTGGATTCGGATCTATAGCTGGATACTTCGCTTTCAGGAAGTTAACCAAGAAGGACATGACTACTGATGAGAAGGAATATTATAATAGAGGATTAAAATTAGCAACTTATCTAGGAGCTTTAGATGCAATATTCCTGGCTTGGGCTGGAGATAATGCGGGTAAGATATTATATCTATATCAACCATTAAAGTTGGCTACATTAGAAGGAGTAATGCAAACAGCAACAGGTGCTCCAATGCAAGTAGGACCAATAACTATACCTAACATGCTTAGTTTACTATCAACATGGCCTCCTAATCCCCACGCAACAGTGCTAGGATATTCAAGTTTCGTTCAAGCAGATTGGGATCCAATCTGGTATATTTCCCACACCGCATACGACTTGCACGCTACTCTAGGAATAATAGGAGCCTTAGCTGTGTGGATATTGGCTTACTCCTTCTGGAAGCAGCCAAAGAACGCATTATTTAAGGCCTTCGGATTAGATAATCCTGCTGAAAAGAAGATTCCACTCTACGCAATGTTCTTCTTAGGATGGCTACAGCTAGTGGCTTGGGAAGCTGGTTGGGTTGCAGCAGAGACAGGAAGACAGCCTTTCGTAATATGGGGACCAATGGTACAGACTGCATCAGGACTTTACGAGATACAAGCAGTAATGTTAACAGCTGACGGATTTAACAACAGTCCAGAAGTTTTACCTATAGGAATATCAATAATGATAGTCCTAGCTTTAGCAGTTGCAGGAACTATATACATGTTAAAGAAGTTATTTACTGGTAAGGAAGTCTCTGCAGATGTTAGCTCTGCAAGGCTTATAATGGCAACCAATGTAGGAGGGAGTAGCTCCTTAAATATCAAAAGGAAGTGATTTTTTCGTGGAGGTGAGTCGAAATGAATGAGTTCGTCCTGTTCTTCTTTATACCTTTAGCATGGTTTGTAACAGCTTTTATGATTGAAGCAGGATCAGTAGTAATGATTCCAGTGTGCAGGTATGAGAACTATAGGGAGAAAATGCTAATAGTTCTAGGCTCACTATGGGCAATAATAGCGACTTCCTTAGTTTACCTAGTAGTATCTTTAGATACAATATTCGCTCCAGTAATGTTCGTAACTGGTGCAGTGCTTTACGCACCATTAATGGTATTAATAATAATGCTAGCTTTCCACCACTTTAGTATAGGAGTTGCAGAAGGCTCATCAACTTTAGGTAAGCATTCTATGGAGAGAACCTTCCTAGTTCTTGCACTACCTTTCGCACTAATAGTAGCGTTCCTTGGAAATACACTATTTACTTCAGTTTTCAGTGGATACGGTTTCTGTGTACATAACTTGCTGACACTGGACATAACTCCTAACTACACTCAGATGATATTCAATGCCTTCAACTGGGTATTCTTCATAGGAGTAGTAATGTACGTCGTGTATTTCACTGTAGTATTTTACGGAATTAAGGAAAGACTGCTAGTGGGAGCTTTAGGATTAACGCTAGCAAACATATTGTTCCTTGTGAGCACTTACGAGTGGTTACCAGTGGTATTCAATAGCGCAGTAAATAACGCTGGCTTCTGGATATACATTATTATCCTTTACGCTTATCTTTACATAGCAACAACTAGGAATGTTCCATTCAGGCAGGCTTGGATATTCCTATTAACTTTCATAGGGGCTATGATGTTCGGAGTTTTTACCCAAGGTAGAATACTTGAGGACATAGTACCTGCAGGAACTGTAGGACCTCTACCAGGAGTTCCTGCGTCACTTTTACTAACAAATGCTGCGACGTTAACTGCTGGAGCGATAGTACTAGGAATGGCAGGATTACTAGTCTTAGGAGGAATTACTGCTGTATCTTACAAGGTGTTGTATAAAGTTGCTACTGAGAGAGTTGAGGCTAAAAAGGCGACTGTTAAATGATTAACGTCGGTCTTTATTACAGGGTGAAGGAAGGTCACGAGAAGGAATTCGAGGAAATATTTAAGAAAGTAGTCGAAACGTTAAAGTCAGCTAACGTAGGTTTTATAGACGCTGACTCCTCCCCGCCTCACAGAGGCGAGGGTTCCTCTGTGAGCGGTTCATCGTTCCCACCATCGATTCGGGATTACATCTCTCATTTGGTGGGCAGTAGGGGTAGCCAGAGAGCCCACCACTTGAAGAGAGGGAACTTTCATTGCTGAGCTCTAGTCCCTTTGATGAGAGAGATACTGGTTGCTCCTCCCTCAGTCCCATTAAGCCCTCAATCGAGCTGGGGAGGAGCGTCGTTAGCGTCACTAATGAGACTTTTGACAAAGAAGTATTTAAACTTTTTATAAGGGGGCTATCCATCCCCGCCTTAAAAGGCG from Acidianus ambivalens harbors:
- a CDS encoding MFS transporter, which gives rise to MQKIRSFFVSSAGFFLDGYDLSVISFALYFIAQEMKLSSSQEGLVSSASLMGMTIGALLFGFLADKVGRKKLMGIDLIFFTTFGITSALSQNFTQLFISRLLLGMGIGGDYPISSTIMSEFSPAVNRGKYLVASISLYWVGTLVASIVNLTFLSFYEFWRYTFLFGALISLPIILLRIKLDESPRWLASKGLLVTEKFNPQVENKGVNGIKELFENPLLPYVLAVSIVWFLFDVASYGIGLYYPLVLREFAFPSNVEVLYSTMAIAGGALLGYLIAVSAIDSLGRRKVLLTGLGGMAFLLIIGGITKIEGFLLVPYFMTFVALEQWAGAVTLFYPTEIFPTSVRSTAQGFATSVSRIGAILGVYFFPSMVRSVGFSSSLIIFGITSTLALAISFLTYKETRKKELEETSLGKIIIINNNKK
- a CDS encoding MarR family transcriptional regulator produces the protein MEFKIQFPDGRQVDFHKLVEFLYGITDSEMNILHLLLSTDEKLSVEDISERLKIAKTSISKPVNILLSKGLIMRDKTEGEGKRRPKYLYYTDKNAVYNKIVNDLEAIAKIFCEKYKSHVESVTVK
- a CDS encoding helix-turn-helix domain-containing protein, translated to MEKKVKFPDGREVDVFTIFKFVYGLSDSELEILKLLISTKGKLSAEDIASSLNISRNTVTKPINLLLSKGLVLRDKEKGKANGRPRLIYFATPDIYSKMLTDLQSIVNDSLKEISKIRKNT
- a CDS encoding cytochrome ubiquinol oxidase subunit I; its protein translation is MSLEIFDRVLAGYTMAVHVLFTYWAITLPFFIISAEYLAYKKNDPYYLAIAKRWSVVMAVLFAVGSAGGAAIAVEFITVWYKWMYLVNQIDILPFDIEVLAFFSEVIFLALYLYGWDRMSRTAHIIVGGLIGLGSSASAVLIILVNSWMNTPTGFNIQAYLQTGQLTGVDPLGASLPIIALAEVPMGLAGAWFVGFGSIAGYFAFRKLTKKDMTTDEKEYYNRGLKLATYLGALDAIFLAWAGDNAGKILYLYQPLKLATLEGVMQTATGAPMQVGPITIPNMLSLLSTWPPNPHATVLGYSSFVQADWDPIWYISHTAYDLHATLGIIGALAVWILAYSFWKQPKNALFKAFGLDNPAEKKIPLYAMFFLGWLQLVAWEAGWVAAETGRQPFVIWGPMVQTASGLYEIQAVMLTADGFNNSPEVLPIGISIMIVLALAVAGTIYMLKKLFTGKEVSADVSSARLIMATNVGGSSSLNIKRK
- a CDS encoding antibiotic biosynthesis monooxygenase family protein; amino-acid sequence: MINVGLYYRVKEGHEKEFEEIFKKVVETLKSANVGFIDADSSPPHRGEGSSVSGSSFPPSIRDYISHLVGSRGSQRAHHLKRGNFHC